A single genomic interval of Acidobacteriota bacterium harbors:
- the lysC gene encoding lysine-sensitive aspartokinase 3, whose product MIVMKFGGTSVESDVAIRRLISIVKTQIHRQPIVAVSAMGKTTNGLLEASHLAAAGDLAAARAKLETIAEHHFKTAEQLALPAEKSLLRLALANRFDGIRTTLEEIHRAGEVTPQFSDAISANGELLSSTIVAAAFRAEGIKGVWVDVRPLMRTNDDFTRAAVQFEKANPKLKEGFTAALVNGGLPITQGFIGSTAEAATTTIGRGGSDYSAAIIGAALDAEEIQIWTDVDGILTTDPRIVAEAAKVRTISFAEASELAYFGAKVLHPSTLLPAMAKEIPVRVCNSRNPSNEGTAIVRNAPPSKAPVKAIAFKRGITVVNVASDRMLMAYGFLARLFDVFATHQTSVDMVATSEVSVSVTLDDTRNLDRLVADLKQFGEVTVERNQALICLVGETLKFTPGIASRIFSSIADINVSMISHGASAINVSFIVADNDVERAVKALHAEFFSELDAATFEVVAAARAAA is encoded by the coding sequence ATGATCGTCATGAAATTCGGCGGCACATCCGTAGAAAGCGATGTCGCAATTCGCCGCCTCATCTCCATCGTCAAAACCCAAATTCATCGTCAACCCATTGTCGCCGTTTCGGCGATGGGCAAAACCACCAACGGATTGTTGGAAGCTTCGCACCTGGCTGCTGCGGGCGATCTGGCCGCCGCGCGCGCGAAACTGGAAACCATTGCCGAACATCATTTCAAAACCGCTGAGCAACTAGCCTTGCCCGCAGAAAAAAGCTTATTGCGTTTGGCATTGGCCAACCGCTTTGACGGCATTCGCACGACGCTGGAAGAAATCCATCGGGCGGGCGAAGTGACGCCGCAGTTTTCCGACGCAATTTCCGCCAATGGGGAATTGCTGTCTTCAACCATTGTCGCCGCTGCGTTTCGCGCCGAAGGAATCAAAGGCGTTTGGGTGGATGTTCGCCCGTTGATGCGTACCAACGACGATTTCACGCGCGCGGCAGTGCAATTCGAGAAGGCCAATCCGAAATTGAAAGAAGGCTTCACCGCGGCTTTGGTCAATGGCGGATTGCCCATCACGCAAGGCTTCATCGGTTCGACGGCAGAAGCCGCCACGACCACCATCGGACGCGGCGGGTCGGATTATTCGGCGGCGATTATTGGCGCGGCGCTTGACGCCGAAGAGATTCAAATCTGGACGGATGTGGACGGTATTTTGACCACCGACCCGCGCATCGTCGCCGAAGCCGCCAAGGTCAGAACCATCTCGTTTGCCGAAGCGTCAGAATTGGCGTATTTCGGCGCGAAGGTTTTGCATCCCAGCACGCTGCTGCCCGCAATGGCCAAAGAAATTCCGGTGCGCGTGTGCAATTCCCGAAATCCATCAAATGAAGGCACGGCCATTGTGCGCAATGCGCCGCCGTCGAAAGCGCCGGTCAAAGCCATCGCTTTCAAACGCGGCATTACGGTGGTCAACGTCGCGTCAGATAGAATGTTGATGGCCTATGGATTTCTGGCGCGATTGTTTGACGTGTTCGCGACGCATCAAACTTCCGTGGACATGGTTGCAACTTCGGAAGTCAGCGTTTCGGTGACCTTGGACGACACGCGGAATTTGGACCGGCTCGTCGCCGACTTGAAACAATTTGGCGAAGTGACCGTCGAACGCAATCAAGCGCTGATTTGTCTGGTTGGAGAAACTTTGAAATTCACACCGGGAATCGCTTCGCGGATTTTTTCGAGCATAGCAGACATCAATGTTTCGATGATTTCGCACGGCGCTTCGGCCATCAACGTCAGTTTCATCGTTGCCGACAACGACGTCGAACGCGCCGTCAAAGCGCTGCATGCGGAATTTTTCAGCGAGCTGGATGCGGCGACATTTGAAGTCGTGGCTGCGGCTCGCGCAGCGGCTTAA
- a CDS encoding dihydrodipicolinate reductase produces MNIAIVGYGKMGKIIERIAQERGHSIVARFDVDNNVNGEGLTTGSLTGADVAIEFSTPEATLDNIRRLVSLRVPTVVGTTGWYDQLDAVRQLVNSNNAALVWGANFSIGVNLFFKLVQDASALFAQYNQYDPFLIEFHHKFKKDAPSGTALITTRAMCEAYGDRTPEAVSVRAGHIPGTHEVGFDSEADTITLTHTARNREGFGAGAVLAAERIVGKLGMYEFPELLFAAE; encoded by the coding sequence ATGAATATTGCAATTGTCGGTTACGGCAAGATGGGAAAAATCATCGAACGCATCGCGCAGGAGCGCGGACATTCCATCGTTGCGCGTTTTGATGTGGACAACAACGTCAATGGCGAAGGCTTAACGACGGGAAGCTTGACGGGCGCAGATGTGGCGATTGAATTTTCCACGCCTGAAGCGACGTTGGACAATATCCGCCGTCTGGTCAGTTTGCGCGTGCCAACGGTCGTCGGAACGACAGGTTGGTACGATCAACTTGACGCAGTACGGCAACTTGTAAACTCCAACAACGCCGCGCTGGTGTGGGGAGCGAACTTTTCCATCGGCGTAAATTTGTTTTTCAAACTTGTGCAGGATGCGTCCGCGTTGTTTGCGCAGTACAATCAATATGATCCGTTTTTGATCGAATTCCATCACAAATTCAAAAAAGATGCTCCGTCGGGAACAGCACTGATCACAACGCGGGCGATGTGTGAAGCTTATGGCGATCGAACACCTGAGGCTGTCAGCGTTCGCGCCGGACACATTCCCGGCACGCATGAAGTCGGTTTCGATTCCGAAGCTGACACGATCACACTGACGCATACCGCGCGCAATCGCGAAGGTTTTGGGGCCGGAGCGGTGCTGGCAGCGGAACGAATTGTCGGCAAACTGGGCATGTATGAATTTCCGGAACTGCTTTTTGCAGCCGAATAA
- a CDS encoding 4-hydroxy-tetrahydrodipicolinate synthase: MTNLNQLKGCGTAMITPFRRDESIDEAAFRRFIEFQINGGVDFLVACGTTGESVTMTDDEQARIVELTIEFAAGRVPVVAGAGGYNTREVIEKVQRYEKLGVDAILSVTPYYNKPMQEGLYQHYRAIASATSLPVILYSVQGRTGVNLEPATVARLAEINNIVAIKEASGNISQIAEIASLVSDEFRIFAGDDSVVLPVAALGGVGVISVASNLLPRLVSDLCHASVEGRLDEARKLNCQLTPIFKAMFIESNPIPVKAALAMTGMIEEVYRLPLTPLGPANRAKLEQVLSEAGVLGKAAKV, translated from the coding sequence ATGACAAATTTGAATCAACTGAAAGGTTGCGGCACCGCGATGATCACTCCATTTCGCCGCGATGAATCCATTGACGAGGCCGCATTTCGGCGCTTCATCGAATTTCAAATCAATGGCGGCGTGGATTTTCTGGTGGCCTGCGGGACGACGGGCGAAAGCGTCACGATGACCGATGATGAACAAGCTCGCATTGTTGAATTGACGATTGAATTCGCGGCTGGCCGGGTTCCTGTCGTTGCCGGAGCGGGCGGATACAACACGCGCGAAGTCATCGAAAAAGTTCAGCGGTACGAAAAACTCGGCGTGGATGCGATTCTGTCGGTGACGCCGTATTACAACAAACCGATGCAGGAAGGGCTGTATCAGCATTACCGTGCGATTGCGTCGGCGACTTCGCTGCCCGTCATTTTGTACAGCGTCCAGGGACGAACCGGCGTCAATTTGGAACCGGCGACGGTGGCTCGCTTGGCGGAAATCAATAACATCGTGGCGATTAAGGAAGCTTCCGGCAACATTTCGCAGATTGCCGAAATCGCCTCGCTGGTCAGCGATGAATTCAGGATTTTTGCGGGCGATGACAGCGTTGTGTTGCCGGTGGCGGCGCTCGGCGGTGTAGGCGTAATTTCTGTCGCGTCCAACTTGCTGCCGCGACTGGTGAGCGATTTATGCCACGCCAGCGTAGAAGGTCGTTTGGACGAAGCTCGCAAACTGAATTGCCAACTCACACCAATCTTCAAGGCAATGTTCATCGAAAGTAATCCGATTCCGGTCAAGGCTGCGCTGGCAATGACGGGAATGATTGAGGAAGTGTACCGCTTGCCGCTGACTCCCCTTGGCCCAGCCAATCGTGCGAAATTGGAACAAGTGCTTTCGGAAGCGGGCGTGCTGGGAAAAGCCGCGAAGGTTTGA
- a CDS encoding integration host factor subunit beta has translation MIKLDIINNVSEKTGVSKMKAETAVEALFEAMKDAMRRGERIELRGFGVFVVKPRKRGIGRNPRTGTQVAIPEGKTIRFKPGKELQS, from the coding sequence GTGATCAAACTGGACATCATCAACAACGTCTCTGAGAAAACCGGTGTTTCAAAAATGAAAGCCGAGACCGCCGTTGAAGCTCTCTTTGAAGCAATGAAAGACGCCATGCGACGCGGCGAGCGCATTGAACTTCGAGGCTTCGGCGTTTTTGTCGTCAAACCTCGTAAACGCGGCATTGGTCGCAACCCACGCACGGGCACTCAAGTGGCAATCCCGGAAGGAAAAACGATTCGCTTCAAACCGGGAAAAGAATTGCAATCATAA
- the secA gene encoding preprotein translocase subunit SecA, protein MNAFDKVLTKIFGSANERLLKKLWPVVEEINALESEIKQLSDEQLRAKTEELRTKLAERLEGSSELEAAARKQLEQEALNEILPEAFACVREASRRTTGMRHFDVQLIGGMVLHSGRIAEMRTGEGKTLVATLPVYLNALLGKGVHVITVNDYLAKRDSEWMGKIYKFLGMTVGVIQNDMDDFERQEAYKCDITYGTNNEFGFDYLRDNMKFEISTCVQRGHYYAIVDEVDSILIDEARTPLIISGASDDSTSKYYEANEVIPKLAPEEDYQVDEKQHRATLTESGIEKAERILGYGNLFDPSNMEILHCLNQALVAHTLYTLDKQYIVRDGEVVIVDEFTGRIMTGRRWSDGLHQAVEAKEGVKIERETQTLATITLQNYFRMYQKLGGMTGTAETEAAEFAKIYDLEVASIPTHRPMVRMDNPDVIYRTLDEKWEAVVEEIKQLHEKGQPVLVGTVSVENSELISTQLKRAGIKHNVLNAKPENAGREAEIVAQAGRKGAVTIATNMAGRGTDILLGGNIEFLAKELLKKQEINPDDATGEQLEEAVRKVKPAIEAEHEEVKELGGLHILGTERHESRRIDNQLRGRSGRQGDPGSSRFYLSLEDDLMRIFAGDRVKAIMQRLGMEHGVAIESKMVSKRIESAQKNVEDHNFTIRKHLLEYDDVMNKQRSTIYSLRRQLLEQTDQREEIQTMAEAILDMLMDDYLSLQMMPDEWDFDAFKVQVEFQFGLDINEAGIHLENLERDEIRQKVWQKLQEMYSEKESLVGAEAMRYYERIIRLNIVDVQWKDHLLAIDHLKEWINQVGYAQKDPLVEYKKQSFEMFEEMLDRIDLDTVRALYHLQVAVEQPPEERLQRRPRRGHVTFTKANASAAMAGDEEGKPRTVVNTMPKVGRNDPCYCGSGKKFKKCHGIDA, encoded by the coding sequence ATGAACGCCTTCGATAAAGTACTTACTAAAATTTTCGGTTCCGCCAATGAACGGTTGTTGAAAAAACTTTGGCCGGTCGTTGAGGAAATCAACGCTCTGGAATCGGAAATCAAGCAGTTGTCGGATGAACAACTGCGCGCAAAAACGGAAGAGCTTAGAACAAAACTGGCCGAACGGCTGGAAGGTTCGAGTGAACTGGAGGCCGCGGCGCGCAAACAACTTGAACAGGAAGCCCTGAACGAAATTTTGCCGGAGGCGTTTGCCTGTGTGCGGGAAGCCTCCCGACGCACCACTGGAATGCGCCACTTCGATGTGCAGTTGATCGGCGGAATGGTATTGCATAGTGGTCGTATTGCTGAAATGCGAACCGGCGAAGGAAAGACGCTGGTGGCGACTTTGCCTGTGTACCTGAATGCCTTATTGGGCAAAGGCGTTCACGTCATTACTGTCAACGATTATCTGGCCAAACGTGACTCCGAATGGATGGGCAAGATTTACAAGTTTCTGGGCATGACGGTTGGTGTCATTCAAAACGACATGGATGATTTTGAACGCCAGGAAGCTTACAAGTGTGACATCACCTACGGGACGAACAACGAATTCGGCTTCGATTATTTGCGCGACAACATGAAATTCGAGATTTCGACTTGTGTGCAGCGCGGACATTATTACGCCATCGTGGACGAAGTTGATTCCATCTTGATTGACGAAGCGCGAACACCGTTGATTATTTCCGGCGCTTCGGACGATTCCACCAGCAAATACTACGAAGCCAATGAAGTCATTCCGAAGTTGGCTCCTGAAGAGGATTATCAGGTGGACGAAAAACAACATCGCGCCACACTGACCGAATCTGGTATTGAAAAAGCCGAGCGTATTCTTGGGTATGGCAACCTGTTCGATCCATCGAACATGGAAATTCTGCATTGTTTGAACCAGGCGCTGGTGGCGCACACGCTTTACACGCTCGACAAACAATACATTGTTCGCGACGGCGAAGTCGTCATCGTGGACGAATTCACCGGACGCATTATGACGGGGCGCCGCTGGTCGGACGGCCTGCACCAGGCGGTTGAAGCCAAAGAAGGTGTGAAGATAGAACGGGAAACCCAGACGCTGGCGACGATCACGCTGCAAAATTATTTCCGCATGTATCAGAAACTGGGCGGAATGACCGGCACGGCGGAAACGGAAGCTGCGGAATTTGCCAAAATCTATGATCTGGAAGTCGCTTCGATCCCGACGCATCGCCCGATGGTGCGTATGGATAATCCAGATGTGATTTATCGAACGCTGGATGAAAAGTGGGAAGCAGTGGTTGAAGAAATCAAACAGCTTCACGAAAAAGGCCAGCCGGTGCTGGTCGGCACAGTATCGGTGGAAAACTCGGAACTGATTTCGACGCAGTTGAAACGCGCTGGGATTAAACACAACGTCCTCAACGCGAAGCCGGAAAATGCCGGGCGCGAAGCCGAAATCGTCGCTCAGGCCGGACGAAAAGGTGCGGTAACCATTGCCACCAACATGGCCGGTCGTGGAACCGACATTTTGCTCGGCGGCAACATCGAGTTTCTGGCAAAGGAGCTTCTGAAAAAACAGGAGATCAATCCAGATGACGCTACAGGGGAGCAACTGGAGGAGGCCGTTCGCAAGGTGAAGCCTGCCATCGAAGCCGAGCACGAAGAAGTCAAAGAGCTTGGCGGGTTGCACATTCTGGGAACCGAGCGCCACGAATCGCGCCGGATTGATAACCAATTACGAGGCCGTTCGGGACGTCAGGGCGACCCTGGTTCGTCGCGCTTTTATCTGTCATTGGAAGACGACCTGATGCGAATTTTCGCGGGCGATCGCGTTAAAGCGATTATGCAACGTCTGGGCATGGAACATGGTGTCGCCATCGAATCCAAGATGGTCAGCAAGCGCATTGAATCTGCACAGAAAAACGTCGAAGACCACAACTTCACCATCCGCAAACATCTGCTGGAATACGATGACGTGATGAATAAACAGCGCTCGACGATTTATTCCTTGCGTCGCCAGTTGCTGGAACAAACCGATCAACGGGAAGAGATTCAGACGATGGCAGAAGCCATTCTGGATATGTTGATGGATGATTACCTGAGTTTGCAGATGATGCCCGATGAATGGGATTTCGATGCGTTCAAAGTGCAGGTGGAATTCCAATTCGGCTTGGATATCAACGAAGCCGGCATTCACCTGGAAAACCTGGAACGCGATGAAATCAGACAGAAGGTTTGGCAGAAGCTTCAGGAAATGTACTCCGAAAAGGAATCCCTGGTCGGTGCTGAGGCAATGCGATATTACGAGCGAATCATTCGGCTAAATATCGTTGACGTGCAATGGAAAGATCACCTGCTGGCGATTGACCATCTGAAGGAATGGATCAATCAGGTTGGATACGCCCAGAAAGATCCGCTGGTTGAGTATAAGAAACAATCGTTCGAGATGTTTGAAGAAATGCTGGATCGTATTGACCTGGATACGGTTCGCGCGCTGTACCACTTGCAGGTGGCGGTCGAACAACCACCGGAAGAACGCCTGCAACGCCGTCCGAGACGCGGTCACGTGACATTCACGAAAGCCAACGCCTCTGCCGCAATGGCTGGCGATGAGGAAGGAAAGCCGCGCACTGTCGTCAATACCATGCCCAAAGTTGGACGCAATGATCCCTGTTATTGCGGCTCAGGCAAGAAGTTCAAAAAGTGTCATGGCATTGACGCTTAA
- a CDS encoding transglycosylase SLT domain-containing protein, giving the protein MKSIPYVFSLPHRSKILTQILILAFLLYAPDKIVAQIRSGGLQLRTAVASNSESELQKVEVSMAGTESGALARLLRAYLRLQAKDYPAAISLLSDPGLSQLTFLGDYTAFFRGQAIAGTGRSQDAEREFRRLAQTYPTSLLAREALLQAATSAMARSDYQTAIDTVELLAEKDDGAALKIRADGLEKLGRKNETILTLRKLYFDAPQSQEAEAVSERLTTLGGSTAAGDVSMLRRRADKLYAAGLYALAATAYDQLARQFSNNSDDDILLLAGISYYKADSFKQAADTLTKVRARTPKMAADALCYLGLAQLAMKSDAAAIQTLVALRKASPSSERVAELLYAIGRFYERRERDDQAAPFYTQLVRQFPQYEKADDAHFWMAWRAHESKEYANSARLLTEHLANYGSVTDNRGKAAFWAAVDSERAGEKSRALTLYQGMLKRYGAGWFGLNAERRIERLKREGVRPSVVDSDLVLRRAVEGLQAINLPQESIKPAGFERVRKAEQLMQIALNQQAMTELESARESAPNSPLVNLRIAQIFRAQGENVAAINTLKRSFPDYGQALPEEMSREVWDVFYPLQWWGKIKEEARRNDLDPYQIAGLIRQETVFNPMAKSRANALGLMQLLPSTARAVARVNNFGSVTSNDLFNPNLNIQLGVAYVRQLQNQFGRFEYVAAAYNGGETRVRRWVRELPNQEIEEWVEAIPLSETRLYVQGVYRNSRIYQRLYDDQGRFRAIVPER; this is encoded by the coding sequence ATGAAGTCTATCCCCTACGTTTTTTCCCTGCCGCATCGCAGCAAAATCCTCACTCAAATCTTGATTTTGGCTTTCTTGTTGTATGCGCCCGATAAAATCGTTGCGCAAATTCGTAGCGGAGGCCTTCAACTACGGACGGCTGTGGCGTCGAATTCCGAATCGGAGTTGCAAAAAGTCGAAGTTTCGATGGCGGGCACGGAATCCGGAGCGTTGGCGCGGCTGCTGCGAGCTTATCTACGGTTGCAGGCAAAGGATTATCCGGCGGCAATCAGTTTACTGAGCGATCCTGGCCTGTCCCAACTGACTTTCCTGGGCGATTACACAGCGTTTTTCCGTGGACAGGCCATTGCCGGAACTGGCAGAAGCCAGGATGCCGAACGCGAGTTTCGCCGCTTGGCGCAAACTTACCCAACTTCTTTGCTGGCCCGTGAAGCCTTGTTGCAGGCGGCTACGTCGGCAATGGCGCGCAGTGATTATCAAACCGCGATTGATACGGTTGAGTTGCTGGCTGAAAAAGATGACGGCGCAGCATTGAAGATCCGCGCCGATGGACTGGAAAAACTTGGCCGCAAAAACGAAACGATTCTGACGCTGCGCAAACTTTATTTCGATGCGCCGCAATCCCAGGAAGCGGAAGCTGTCAGCGAACGATTGACTACGCTTGGCGGTTCGACCGCAGCAGGCGATGTTTCCATGCTTCGACGCCGTGCCGACAAACTTTACGCTGCTGGCTTGTACGCACTGGCGGCAACTGCTTATGACCAACTCGCGCGTCAGTTTTCCAATAACTCGGACGATGACATCTTGCTCTTGGCGGGCATCAGTTACTACAAAGCCGACTCGTTCAAACAAGCAGCAGACACACTGACTAAAGTTCGCGCGCGCACTCCGAAGATGGCTGCCGACGCGCTGTGTTATTTGGGGCTGGCACAACTTGCAATGAAATCTGACGCGGCAGCCATTCAAACCTTGGTTGCACTTCGCAAAGCGTCGCCCTCCAGTGAACGCGTCGCCGAATTGTTGTATGCGATTGGCCGTTTTTATGAACGGCGTGAACGCGATGATCAGGCGGCTCCGTTTTACACTCAGCTTGTCCGGCAGTTTCCGCAGTACGAAAAAGCCGACGACGCGCATTTCTGGATGGCTTGGCGCGCGCACGAGTCCAAGGAGTATGCCAACTCGGCTCGTCTGTTGACCGAACATTTGGCCAATTACGGGAGCGTCACTGACAATCGTGGCAAAGCCGCTTTCTGGGCGGCGGTGGATTCGGAACGCGCTGGCGAAAAATCGCGTGCCCTGACGCTTTACCAGGGAATGCTTAAACGGTATGGCGCGGGTTGGTTTGGATTGAATGCAGAACGTCGAATCGAACGATTGAAACGCGAAGGCGTCCGCCCCAGTGTTGTGGATTCCGATCTGGTATTGCGCCGAGCTGTTGAGGGACTTCAGGCAATCAATCTTCCGCAAGAATCCATCAAGCCTGCCGGATTTGAACGTGTGCGCAAAGCCGAACAATTGATGCAAATTGCGTTAAATCAACAAGCGATGACCGAATTGGAATCCGCTCGCGAAAGCGCTCCAAATTCGCCGCTGGTCAATTTGCGCATTGCACAAATTTTCCGCGCTCAGGGAGAAAACGTCGCGGCAATCAACACGCTGAAACGATCCTTCCCGGATTATGGACAGGCGCTGCCGGAAGAAATGTCCCGCGAGGTCTGGGACGTGTTTTACCCGTTGCAATGGTGGGGAAAAATCAAAGAAGAAGCCAGGCGAAATGACCTTGACCCTTATCAAATTGCAGGATTGATTCGGCAGGAAACCGTATTCAACCCCATGGCCAAAAGCCGCGCCAACGCATTAGGTTTGATGCAATTGCTGCCTTCAACCGCCAGAGCCGTCGCCCGCGTAAATAATTTCGGCAGCGTGACATCCAACGATTTGTTCAATCCGAATTTGAACATTCAACTTGGTGTGGCTTATGTGCGGCAGTTGCAAAATCAATTTGGGCGATTTGAGTACGTCGCCGCCGCCTACAACGGAGGCGAAACGCGCGTTCGTCGTTGGGTCAGAGAATTACCAAACCAGGAAATCGAGGAATGGGTGGAAGCGATTCCGCTCAGTGAAACTCGTTTGTACGTGCAGGGCGTGTATCGCAATTCGCGGATTTATCAGCGGCTTTATGATGACCAAGGTCGCTTTCGCGCCATTGTGCCGGAGCGGTAA